A genomic stretch from Enterobacter dykesii includes:
- a CDS encoding TatD family hydrolase, with amino-acid sequence MTYRFVDTHCHFDFPPFTGDEEQSIAKAAEAGVQAIIVPAVEAAYFSRVLDLSARHPALYAALGLHPIVIERHLDEHIERLDEVVQTAGDKLVAIGEIGLDLYREDPQFERQQTILDAQLRLAKRHDLPVILHSRRTHDKLAMHLKRIDLPRRGVVHGFSGSLQQAQRFIELGYKIGVGGTITYTRASKTRDVMAHLPLSALLLETDAPDMPLNGFQGQPNRPEQAARVFTTLCELRQEPEEVIAGALLENTRSVFGITL; translated from the coding sequence GTGACGTACCGCTTTGTCGATACCCATTGTCACTTTGATTTCCCGCCTTTTACGGGAGATGAAGAGCAAAGCATTGCGAAAGCTGCCGAGGCAGGCGTTCAGGCCATCATTGTGCCGGCAGTGGAAGCGGCCTATTTTTCCCGGGTGCTGGATCTTTCCGCGCGGCACCCCGCGCTCTATGCCGCGCTTGGCCTGCATCCGATCGTGATTGAGCGGCATCTTGATGAGCACATTGAGAGGCTTGATGAGGTCGTGCAGACCGCAGGAGACAAACTTGTCGCCATCGGTGAGATCGGCCTCGATCTTTACCGTGAGGATCCGCAGTTTGAGCGCCAGCAGACGATCCTCGACGCGCAGCTCAGGCTGGCGAAGCGCCACGATCTACCGGTGATCCTCCACTCAAGACGCACGCACGATAAGCTGGCGATGCACCTGAAACGCATCGATCTGCCGCGCAGGGGCGTAGTGCACGGTTTCTCCGGCAGCCTGCAGCAGGCGCAGCGTTTTATTGAGCTGGGCTATAAAATCGGCGTCGGTGGCACCATTACCTATACGCGTGCCAGTAAAACTCGGGACGTAATGGCACATCTGCCGCTGTCGGCGCTTCTGCTGGAAACCGACGCGCCGGATATGCCGCTGAATGGTTTTCAGGGCCAGCCGAATCGCCCGGAACAGGCGGCGCGCGTGTTTACCACCCTGTGTGAACTGCGACAGGAGCCTGAAGAGGTGATTGCCGGTGCGCTGCTTGAAAACACCCGTTCGGTATTTGGCATCACGCTATAG